The following are encoded together in the Apis mellifera strain DH4 linkage group LG4, Amel_HAv3.1, whole genome shotgun sequence genome:
- the LOC100578779 gene encoding uncharacterized protein LOC100578779, with the protein MSSVTYSVLFFIITLIKIPISDIYASKIYTLDVPLVVRNGTGPIDLSCIYNIKEKENGLVIKWYHNIDQIYQWIPPMPPQDTGVINGFTEYSEQSLKYFNSRSIIHLKMAIVEMSGQYTCTISTFQEEDMKRTKMIVYVPETDITIHVSSFNKNHLNLTCIANGAQPRPILKIYIEGIEVNNYYDKTVKILEYKTILSAKRSAIIKNPLEPLLLECEISIPHTDYKRRERIIYYPTQMLSQMSIASNYRIDSITIIFYIVLLLK; encoded by the exons ATGTCGTCAGTTACATAtagcgttttattttttattattacattaataaaaatccccATTTCag atatatatgcTTCAAAAATTTACACTTTAGACGTTCCACTCGTTGTACGTAATGGAACTGGACCAATTGATCTTTcctgtatttataatatcaaagaaaaagaaaacggtcTCGTAATAAAATGGTATCATAATATTGACCAAATTTATCAATGGATACCGccaa tgcCACCTCAAGATACAGGAGTAATAAATGGATTTACCGAATATTCTGaacaaagtttaaaatattttaattcaagatctatcatacatttaaaaatggcTATTGTTGAAATGAGTGGACAATATACTTGTACAATTAGCACATTTCAAGAAGAAGATatgaaaagaacaaaaatgattgtttatg tGCCTGAAACTGATATAACTATTCATGTCTcttctttcaataaaaatcatttaaatttaacatgtaTAGCAAACGGAGCACAGCCACgaccaatattaaaaatttatatagaaggaattgaagtaaataattattatgataaaactgtaaaaatattggaatataagACTATTCTTTCTGCAAAACGCAGTGCAATCATAAAAAATCCTCTAGAACCGTTACTTTTGGAGTGTGAAATTTCTATACCACATACGGATTATAAGCGCAGAGAAAGAATCATTTACTATCCCA cgCAAATGCTATCACAAATGAGTATTGCATCAAACTATCGAATTGAtagtattactattattttctatatagtgttattattaaaataa
- the LOC100578999 gene encoding uncharacterized protein LOC100578999 isoform X2 — translation MNDDPREVLVLLNSLGFVGITAQQLKAFMKDLKLYRKIKDRERQQKKEEIKRKIINKQKNMIKEILREQKTEFHSVENTVSTNSSSSYIDDTIVKVKLTKLSCDKENKNSINSKENYANTRHKMDIIQSKSMKTQNHSNIKSNIVSDNEDDRFYVKNKNNYEECLKKDFHIETHDKTNMQHDKILNQKKLLSQQSFRPMSAPNILEHQHYKYVTSSQTKSTSSTKNTHSGTKSFIRPWRLQPEAQKSKYVGKTDPVILYQKYQQEWKQMSFPGEAKHANVRWAIREKMLASS, via the exons atgaatgacGATCCTCGAGAAGTACTTGTTCTTCTTAATTCTTTAGGATTTGTTGGAATTACCGCTCAACAACTTAAAGCATTTATGAAAg atttaaagttatataggaaaataaaagatcgTGAAAgacaacaaaaaaaagaagaaattaaaagaaaaataataaataagcaaaaaaatatgattaaagaaATTCTTAGAGAACAAAAAACAGAGTTTCATTCAGTTGAAAATACTGTATCAACTAATTCTTCTAGTTCTTATATTGATGACACCATTGTAAAGGTAAAGTTGACAAAATTGTCGTgtgacaaagaaaataaaaattctataaattctaaagaaaacTATGCAAATACAAGACATAAAATGGATATTATACAATCAAAATCTATGAAAACACAAAatcattctaatattaaatctaatattgtATCAGATAATGAAGATGAtagattttatgtaaaaaataaaaataattatgaagaatgtttaaaaaaggattttcATATAGAAACGcatgataaaacaaatatgcaacatgataaaatattaaatcaaaaaaaattactatccCAACAATCTTTTCGACCTATGAGTGCCCCAAATATTTTAGAGCATCAACATTACAAATATGTTACAAGTAGTCAAACAAAAAGTACATCATCTACAAAAAACACTCATTCTGGAACAAAATCAT ttattaGACCATGGAGATTACAACCAGAAGctcaaaaaagtaaatatgttGGAAAGACTGATcctgttatattatatcaaaaatatcaacaaGAATGGAAACAAATGTCATTTCCTGGAGAAGCAAAACATGCAAATGTAAGATGGGCAATTCGTGAAAAAATGTTAG cctCTTCCTAG
- the LOC100578999 gene encoding uncharacterized protein LOC100578999 isoform X3, producing the protein MNDDPREVLVLLNSLGFVGITAQQLKAFMKDLKLYRKIKDRERQQKKEEIKRKIINKQKNMIKEILREQKTEFHSVENTVSTNSSSSYIDDTIVKVKLTKLSCDKENKNSINSKENYANTRHKMDIIQSKSMKTQNHSNIKSNIVSDNEDDRFYVKNKNNYEECLKKDFHIETHDKTNMQHDKILNQKKLLSQQSFRPMSAPNILEHQHYKYVTSSQTKSTSSTKNTHSGTKSYHGDYNQKLKKVNMLERLILLYYIKNINKNGNKCHFLEKQNMQM; encoded by the exons atgaatgacGATCCTCGAGAAGTACTTGTTCTTCTTAATTCTTTAGGATTTGTTGGAATTACCGCTCAACAACTTAAAGCATTTATGAAAg atttaaagttatataggaaaataaaagatcgTGAAAgacaacaaaaaaaagaagaaattaaaagaaaaataataaataagcaaaaaaatatgattaaagaaATTCTTAGAGAACAAAAAACAGAGTTTCATTCAGTTGAAAATACTGTATCAACTAATTCTTCTAGTTCTTATATTGATGACACCATTGTAAAGGTAAAGTTGACAAAATTGTCGTgtgacaaagaaaataaaaattctataaattctaaagaaaacTATGCAAATACAAGACATAAAATGGATATTATACAATCAAAATCTATGAAAACACAAAatcattctaatattaaatctaatattgtATCAGATAATGAAGATGAtagattttatgtaaaaaataaaaataattatgaagaatgtttaaaaaaggattttcATATAGAAACGcatgataaaacaaatatgcaacatgataaaatattaaatcaaaaaaaattactatccCAACAATCTTTTCGACCTATGAGTGCCCCAAATATTTTAGAGCATCAACATTACAAATATGTTACAAGTAGTCAAACAAAAAGTACATCATCTACAAAAAACACTCATTCTGGAACAAAATCAT ACCATGGAGATTACAACCAGAAGctcaaaaaagtaaatatgttGGAAAGACTGATcctgttatattatatcaaaaatatcaacaaGAATGGAAACAAATGTCATTTCCTGGAGAAGCAAAACATGCAAATGTAA
- the LOC100578999 gene encoding uncharacterized protein LOC100578999 isoform X1, whose amino-acid sequence MNDDPREVLVLLNSLGFVGITAQQLKAFMKDLKLYRKIKDRERQQKKEEIKRKIINKQKNMIKEILREQKTEFHSVENTVSTNSSSSYIDDTIVKVKLTKLSCDKENKNSINSKENYANTRHKMDIIQSKSMKTQNHSNIKSNIVSDNEDDRFYVKNKNNYEECLKKDFHIETHDKTNMQHDKILNQKKLLSQQSFRPMSAPNILEHQHYKYVTSSQTKSTSSTKNTHSGTKSFIRPWRLQPEAQKSKYVGKTDPVILYQKYQQEWKQMSFPGEAKHANVRWAIREKMLGTDPHPIPLPRKSTSMPTLKKK is encoded by the exons atgaatgacGATCCTCGAGAAGTACTTGTTCTTCTTAATTCTTTAGGATTTGTTGGAATTACCGCTCAACAACTTAAAGCATTTATGAAAg atttaaagttatataggaaaataaaagatcgTGAAAgacaacaaaaaaaagaagaaattaaaagaaaaataataaataagcaaaaaaatatgattaaagaaATTCTTAGAGAACAAAAAACAGAGTTTCATTCAGTTGAAAATACTGTATCAACTAATTCTTCTAGTTCTTATATTGATGACACCATTGTAAAGGTAAAGTTGACAAAATTGTCGTgtgacaaagaaaataaaaattctataaattctaaagaaaacTATGCAAATACAAGACATAAAATGGATATTATACAATCAAAATCTATGAAAACACAAAatcattctaatattaaatctaatattgtATCAGATAATGAAGATGAtagattttatgtaaaaaataaaaataattatgaagaatgtttaaaaaaggattttcATATAGAAACGcatgataaaacaaatatgcaacatgataaaatattaaatcaaaaaaaattactatccCAACAATCTTTTCGACCTATGAGTGCCCCAAATATTTTAGAGCATCAACATTACAAATATGTTACAAGTAGTCAAACAAAAAGTACATCATCTACAAAAAACACTCATTCTGGAACAAAATCAT ttattaGACCATGGAGATTACAACCAGAAGctcaaaaaagtaaatatgttGGAAAGACTGATcctgttatattatatcaaaaatatcaacaaGAATGGAAACAAATGTCATTTCCTGGAGAAGCAAAACATGCAAATGTAAGATGGGCAATTCGTGAAAAAATGTTAGGTACAGATCCTCATCCAATA cctCTTCCTAGAAAATCAACTAGTATGCCAAcattgaagaagaaatga
- the LOC100578999 gene encoding uncharacterized protein LOC100578999 isoform X4, giving the protein MIKEILREQKTEFHSVENTVSTNSSSSYIDDTIVKVKLTKLSCDKENKNSINSKENYANTRHKMDIIQSKSMKTQNHSNIKSNIVSDNEDDRFYVKNKNNYEECLKKDFHIETHDKTNMQHDKILNQKKLLSQQSFRPMSAPNILEHQHYKYVTSSQTKSTSSTKNTHSGTKSFIRPWRLQPEAQKSKYVGKTDPVILYQKYQQEWKQMSFPGEAKHANVRWAIREKMLGTDPHPIPLPRKSTSMPTLKKK; this is encoded by the exons atgattaaagaaATTCTTAGAGAACAAAAAACAGAGTTTCATTCAGTTGAAAATACTGTATCAACTAATTCTTCTAGTTCTTATATTGATGACACCATTGTAAAGGTAAAGTTGACAAAATTGTCGTgtgacaaagaaaataaaaattctataaattctaaagaaaacTATGCAAATACAAGACATAAAATGGATATTATACAATCAAAATCTATGAAAACACAAAatcattctaatattaaatctaatattgtATCAGATAATGAAGATGAtagattttatgtaaaaaataaaaataattatgaagaatgtttaaaaaaggattttcATATAGAAACGcatgataaaacaaatatgcaacatgataaaatattaaatcaaaaaaaattactatccCAACAATCTTTTCGACCTATGAGTGCCCCAAATATTTTAGAGCATCAACATTACAAATATGTTACAAGTAGTCAAACAAAAAGTACATCATCTACAAAAAACACTCATTCTGGAACAAAATCAT ttattaGACCATGGAGATTACAACCAGAAGctcaaaaaagtaaatatgttGGAAAGACTGATcctgttatattatatcaaaaatatcaacaaGAATGGAAACAAATGTCATTTCCTGGAGAAGCAAAACATGCAAATGTAAGATGGGCAATTCGTGAAAAAATGTTAGGTACAGATCCTCATCCAATA cctCTTCCTAGAAAATCAACTAGTATGCCAAcattgaagaagaaatga
- the LOC725062 gene encoding 39S ribosomal protein L4, mitochondrial: MLMLRKVIIKLQTCSYQELTYCTKTITEKISPIISKKTYSDENFFYQKPREVWLENLDTIERKKLGLMFLHPDVYGTAPRIDIIHQNVQWQKMYRFVSYAHTKVRSEVRGGGKKPWRQKGLGRARHGSIRSPLWRGGGVIHGPRSPTTHFYMLPFYNRVNGLTSTLSVKLAQDDLYIIKDLEIPSNESSYIEKLIEERHWGPSVLFVDTDDIMPINITEATDTIKHVNLMPVYGLNVYSMLKHDTLVLTERAARLIEDKILYHLHRPDSRKVMAKFKLNQ, encoded by the exons atgttaatgcttagaaaagttattataaaattacaaacatGTTCGTATCAAGAATTAACATATTGTACAAAGACTATTACAGAAAAAATCAGTCCAATTATTTCTAAGAAAACTTAttcagatgaaaattttttttatcaaaaaccaCGAGAAGTGTGGTTAGAAAATTTAGATactattgaaagaaaaaaattaggacTTATGTTCTTACACCCTGATGTTTATGGAACAGCTCCTAGGATAGATATAATACATCAAAATGTGCAATGGCAAAAAATGTATCGTTTCgtg tcttATGCACATACAAAAGTGCGTTCAGAAGTAAGAGGTGGTGGCAAAAAACCTTGGCGACAAAAAGGATTAGGTCGTGCACGTCATGGAAGTATACGTTCTCCATTATGGAGAGGTGGTGGTGTTATACATGGACCCAGATCTCCTACAACTCACTTCTATATGTTGCCCTTTTATAATCGTGTTAATGGACTTACATCTACATTATCTGTTAAATTAGCTCAAGatgatttgtatattattaaagatttagaaattCCATCAAATGAATCatcatatattgaaaaattaatagaagaaagaCATTGGGGTCCTTCTGTATTGTTTGTTGATACTGATGATATCATGCCAATAAACATCACAGAAGCTACAGACACAATAAAACATGTAAATTTAATGCCTGTATATG gATTAAATGTTTATAGTATGTTAAAACATGATACTTTAGTTCTCACTGAAAGAGCTGCACgtttaattgaagataaaatattatatcatttacacAGACCAGATTCTCGTAAAGTAATggcaaaatttaaacttaatcaataa
- the LOC412072 gene encoding DNA replication complex GINS protein PSF1: MYGRKGFQLILELDSCTDISQFNEALVKEVLEEMQSLYNANMADSNAIRNDDNMALLPSVQLRHIALTRNKRCILAYIYNRMRKLRELRWELGSILPPEINSNLLNAEIQWFQSYNKSLATYMKSLGEDYGFNLTTNILPPKTPYVEVKCVMDFGRLELEDGQVILLKKNTYHLLPRSICEPLIRQGILEHNNI, encoded by the exons atgtacggAAGAAAAGGTTTTCAActtatattagaattagatTCATGCACTGATATATCACAATTTAAT gaggCACTAGTTAAAGAAGTTTTAGAAGAGATGCAATCACTATATAATGCAAATATGGCAGATAg CAATGCTATTAGGAATGATGACAATATGGCATTATTACCATCAGTACAGTTAAGACATATAGCATTAACAAGAAACAAAAGATGTATtttagcatatatatataatagaatgagaaaattaagagaattaCGCTGGGAATTAGGAAGTATTTTACCACCAGAAATAAATTCCAATCTATTAAATGCTGAAATTCAGTGGTTTCAATCATATAATAAGTCTTTAGCTACATATATGAAATCTTTGGGAGAAGATTatggatttaatttaacaacaaATATCTTACCTCCAAAAACTCCTTATGTAgag gtaAAATGTGTAATGGATTTTGGAAGATTGGAATTGGAAGATGGACaagtaattttgttaaaaaaaaatacatatcatTTATTACCAAGATCTATATGTGAACCATTAATACGACAAGGCATACttgaacataataatatataa